A genomic region of Bactrocera dorsalis isolate Fly_Bdor chromosome 3, ASM2337382v1, whole genome shotgun sequence contains the following coding sequences:
- the LOC105229007 gene encoding DNA repair protein RAD51 homolog 4 gives MTDLEQFDGLGLSTYLIRKLQKKCIFTRYELLITSNAELMEITGLTEAAILELKEKLGKDFLHLQQSNVNNWKTYTKIHNTGIEKLDILLAKIPLKTGSIWEICGKSGVGKTQLCHTIALNFAAQTQGTVLYIDTKCDFSGTRIMEMLRCRDVPNNICGRIMQDILVERTGTAEGLCDLLENLDLQLNAGADADGGNIKLVIIDALPAVFFKYRSELDHLKGKYLLAKLNNLVYQLSKEHHIAFVYVNLLVNIEEEQQITEDLGKY, from the exons ATGACCGATTTGGAGCAATTTGATGGACTTGGCTTATCTACTTATCTCATAAGAAAGTTGCAAAAGAAGTGTATTTTTACCAGATATGAATTGCTCATTACAAGTAATGCGGAATTAATGGAAATTACGGGTCTTACGGAAGCCGCCATATTGGAATTAAAGGAAAAACTTGGGAAAGACTTCCTCCACCTTCAGCAAAGTAATGTGAATAATTGGAAAACGTATACCAAAATTCACAACACCGGTATAGAAAA GTTAGACATTCTGTTGGCTAAAATACCGTTGAAAACTGGCAGCATTTGGGAAATATGCGGCAAGTCAGGCGTGGGGAAAACTCAATTGTGTCATACAATTGCTCTCAATTTTGCGGCACAAACTCAAGGCACAGTTTTATACATAGATACAAAATGCGACTTTTCTGGTACGCGCATCATGGAAATGTTACGCTGCCGTGATGTACCCAATAATATTTGCGGGCGTATAATGCAAGATATCTTAGTTGAGCGCACAGGCACTGCCGAGGGTTTGTGCGACTTACTGGAAAACCTTGATTTGCAATTGAATGCAGGTGCTGATGCTGACGGCGGTAATATAAAATTGGTTATTATCGATGCATTACCGGCtgtgttttttaaatatcgCAGCGAATTGGACCATCTTAAAG gaaaatatttgcTGGCAAAACTAAACAATTTAGTTTACCAATTATCTAAAGAGCACCATATTGCTTTCGTCTACGTTAATTTGTTAGTCAACATTGAGGAagaacaacaaataactgaagaTTTAGGCAAGTATTAA
- the LOC105228982 gene encoding kynurenine 3-monooxygenase yields the protein MSNAIPQSTENGNGLQSRGPLKVAIIGGGLVGSLAALSLARRGHEVHLYEYREDIRTAELVQGRSINLALSQRGRKALAEVGLEQEVLATAIPMRGRMLHDIKGNRTVVLYDPCTNQCLYSVGRKYLNEVLLNAGEKFPNIQRHFEHKLHYVNLTQGRMEFKRAPNKEIVEANADLVIGCDGAFSTMRQQMVKTPGVNYSQEYIEHGYLELCIPAKNGEFQMPENYLHIWPRDAFMMIALPNQDKSFTVTLSMPFKVFDTIRTTEELLNFFHKYYADAVPLIGEERLVKDFFKMPPQHLVSVKCHPYHYGAKALILGDAAHAMVPYYGQGLNAGMEDCTFLMSLFDQPNLTTAEILEQFTELRWRDAHAICDLAMYNYVEMRDLTKRISFRCRKWLDTQLFRWYPSVWVPLYNSVSFTSMPYSKCIANRKWQDKLLSNVFISATVALVAIGVSTYFGVFKISYF from the exons ATGTCGAATGCTATACCGCAATCAACGGAAAATGGAAATGGTTTACAATCCCGCGGACCACTGAAAGTGGCTATTATTGGCGGGGGTTTG GTTGGCTCATTAGCCGCACTCAGTTTAGCACGACGCGGTCACGAGGTGCATTTATATGAATACCGTGAGGATATACGCACCGCGGAGCTGGTACAAGGCCGTAGCATTAACTTGGCCTTGTCGCAACGTGGTCGCAAAGCATTGGCCGAGGTAGGACTGGAGCAGGAGGTGCTCGCAACAGCGATACCAATGCGTGGACGCATGTTGCACGATATCAAAGGCAATCGCACGGTGGTGCTGTATGATCCCTGCACAAATCAGTGTCTCTACTCTGTGGGGCGAAAGTATTTAAACGAAGTGCTATTGAATG CTGGTGAAAAATTTCCTAATATTCAACGCCATTTCGAACATAAGCTGCACTATGTAAATTTGACGCAGGGGCGCATGGAATTTAAGCG CGCTCCCAACAAAGAAATAGTGGAAGCCAACGCCGACTTGGTTATAGGCTGTGATGGTGCCTTCAGCACAATGCGTCAGCAAATGGTCAAAACGCCTGGCGTCAATTATTCGCAAGAGTACATAGAACATGGTTATTTAGAGCTTTGCATACCAGCGAAGAACGGCGAG TTCCAAATGCCTGAAAATTACTTGCATATCTGGCCACGTGATGCTTTCATGATGATTGCTCTGCCCAATCAAGATAAATCCTTTACAGTTACGCTGTCGATGCCATTCAAGGTGTTCGACACCATACGCACCACCGAAGAATTACTAAATTTCTTCCACAAATACTATGCTGATGCAGTGCCACTAATCGGCGAGGAGCGGCTGGTTAAGGATTTCTTTAAAATGCCACCACAACATTTGGTCTCTGTGAAG TGCCATCCCTACCATTACGGCGCCAAAGCGCTCATTCTCGGCGACGCGGCACACGCAATGGTGCCCTACTACGGACAAGGTCTGAATGCCGGCATGGAAGATTGCACTTTTCTCATGTCGCTTTTCGATCAGCCCAATCTAACTACCGCCGAAATATTGGAGCAATTCACCGAGCTGCGTTGGCGCGATGCGCATGCCATTTGCGACCTTGCCATGTATAATTACGTTGAG ATGCGCGATTTGACCAAACGCATTAGCTTTCGCTGCCGCAAATGGCTTGACACACAGCTATTCCGCTGGTACCCCAGCGTGTGGGTGCCGCTCTACAACAGCGTTTCGTTCACTAGCATGCCGTATAGCAAGTGCATTGCTAATCGCAAATGGCAGGATAAG CTGCTGAGTAATGTGTTCATTTCTGCTACAGTGGCGCTTGTGGCTATAGGCGTTTCAACCTATTTTGGCGTTTTTAAAATCAGTTACTTTTAA